tacgccactgagactctctctctctctctctctctctctctctctatatatatatatatatatatatatatatattatatgtatgtatgtatgtgtgtatatataaatacatatacctttatttatcataatacatatatacacatacatacacatacatatagtacatgcataaatatatacatatataatgcatgcatacatttgtatatggattatatatatgtatgcatatcataTACACAAAGAGCATGCAGATACATATTCGGAGTACAGATCGAGGTACCGATCTGTACTCCGAAGGTACCTGACCACGAAGAAAGGTATAAGTCTATTACCCGCTCAAACGTATGTATTTTAATCTGTCAAGTTCGGATACATTTACTAGAAACTGGAATAGATTGATCTTCCACCACTGTACCCAAGTATATAGTCGTTTATTGCTTTTAGActggaatatatatttataatctactGATCATTTTTTTACCAGATGCCACTCAATAAACGACTAATTACTTGGTTAAGACTGAAGGTGGGCCTATTCCAAATAACCGAGACCAAATCTCGGCctgatattgtttgtttgtttgagtggtgtttttacgttgcatggaaccagtggttattcaacaacaggaccaacggctttacgtgactttcgaaccaagTCGAAAGTGAACTTATATctccagaattacacatctctaacccctcagtggaatgcaagagaatcgaactcgtggccaccgaggtggcaggccaaggccataccgatcacgccactgaggcgctttctttCTTGACTGGAACTACACTTAGTACAGATAAGAATCTGAAAACGTGAAAAAATTATGTGGACACtatagtcaaatatatatatatatatatatatatatatatatatatatatatatatatatatatatatatatatatatatatatgaaacaaacataaaaaagggggattttgctatgaaatattttcaataatataatatgtatgagaCATCCTTACCTACGCAGGTCAACGCTCgtctgtcgttatgggcgtttgtcaaaggtgcctttgaaactggttataagtggtttctgggcgtgaacgatgggtgtgagtttgtgtgtacgtcAGAGCCTCTTCCCTACATATTAAGGAAATGTAAACTTATCATGAAGAGACTGTTACGGGGAAAGAAGGcagagccgggatggctctgccaaagtacttttgtttagtgaagtgaaactggctgaaatgggtaagaattactgtgttttggccaaaggtgtggcttgactgtatttttgatattttgtaaagatgttctatttcatttaatcttttgactttttatttacaattgtgtatgcttatcagtttgttctcctgttcttttaacaGACGATTCTAGTAGAGGGAACTATTCTGGTAGAGTGGAACTATAATTGGAGAAGTGGGATTATTCActggagaaatggtgttgactaattactgtgtagactcttaattaccgagggttatctgagttatttggactttgagttaacattccatttaatcattctgttaagaatctgagttattcagttaatactttgcttttaaataaatgcatatttttgtaattcacgactctgatttgatgacctagataatggagagagagagagagagagagagagagagagagagagagagagagagagagagagctgttgccagtcgagagagaaagagagagagagagggagagagaaagtattgccaATTGCCAGCTGTCTGCCGCTCTGGCCTTTCGCTAccaaaataaataacgagataattgtcaataaaatggaaaagtaaaccacagtagtatgtctgtttggttttattatttaaaatatataaggcagaaagctttcgatgacctgcacggtcctccgggcaggtcatcgaaagctttcctGGCTgcctttgttatatattttaaaaaacaaaaccagacatactactgtggatttactttcccaaaccattattattattgtactaacCCTTATAGTGACTCATGACCCCTAACGCCGCCAAGTGATGGTCGTGAATACAAGCAAAGATGAGATATATTGTTACTTAAACTTTTAGTGTGGTAGTAAGAAACCGAAAAGCCCTCATTGAAGACGACAGTGAAAACAGAGCGAGAGACAAACGCTCTTACATTCAGACTACGAATCTTTTAAGCCTTCATGAGAGCGCTATTACAAATGATCTGCTTTCTAAAGACTTAATTAAAACAACtaagtggaatctctctctctctctctctctctctctctctctctctctctctcttcatgttgcaTGTACTTAACCTCATTTACTACTAGTCAGTGTTTATACAATATTTAAATGAGGGCGAAAATGAACTTTGCGGGACCTGATAAGAAGTTTTCTCTCTCTGAAGCGATTGCTAGTATCATAATCCATATAAAAAGTGtccatgtgcatatatacattattgtacaagcaaacatacacacaaatactgaTATCTACACACACTCCTAAATAAAatacccgcacattcacaaacaaATGTGATAGTTTGTCCTTAAATGCATAGTTGCATTAGCTTGAGACGgtctacataatcacatattgaAACACCTATTATCACTACTTTCTCTAAGTTTAAAAGACGTTTGGTGATTTTTACCCATCAGAAAATAAGCGATGTATAGTTACATATGCAtttattaatacacataaatacattcatccattgatatgtgtgtgtgcgcgtaaaaGGTCCGTATATTTCGACAAACAGTACTTTGATGTGGGCAGGAATGAAGTACTGTTAATCAAAACATCTCGTTTTCGTATTAACGCCGTTACTGTTGATCTTTTAAAAATCACAGAACTTGCCAGACTAAAGTAAAAgccagacatatatacatatacgtacatgcttaaaaaatcacagtagttgcacgtgacttcattatataagcgaataccacaggaaatgacaGGCAAACGGGAAAGCGCTTAGTACTGAtcttctgtctatcattttcctgtggtattcatatatatatatatatatatatatatatatatatatatatatatatatatatatatatatatatatatatatatatatatatatatatatatacctatatgtgtgtgtgtggtgtcttaGTATCAACtgaacagaaacaaaacaaaggTTTATCTTTATGCCGTTGTTCTATCAATATTGAAATTAtgctttacattttcttttcccaTTAGATACAAACATCTTCATATTTTACTTATCTCTTATCCGCTGGGCCACTTCGCCAGATAAGGCTGAGTTGGGTTTCTCGTCTCCGAACTGGAACTGTTCTCGTTATCTTCCGAGACTTTTGCCTAATCCTGTTGAATGGGGTCCGAAGTTTCTTTTGGGCACCTCTTGACAAAATAGAAGATAAGCCTATCATTTATCTCCAACGATTTTAATGACTTCTTGATGAGACTAAAAGAAGAAGTAGTTATCTTTACCGTTAAGACTATCGTGCGATTCCAGTCCATAAAGAACgcatgcttgtttgtttgtttgtttgtttgtttgtatgtatggtgtttttaagtttaatggaaccagtggttattcagcaacgggaccaacggctttacgtgacttccggaccacgtcgagagtgaacttctatcaccagaaacacacatctctaactcctcaatggaatgcccaagaatcgaactcgcggccaacgagatggcacgccaacaccataccgatcacgccactgaggcgctcccaaAGATTTTAATGACTTCTTGATGAGActgaaagaagcagaagaagaagttaCCTTTACCGTTCGGTTCCGGTCCATAAAGAACGCTTGCACTACAGACCTTCTTAGTATCTGAAAGACAGCCACTGTGTTCCTTTCTGAAATATTCATTCCTTTACAGTACGGAAAGCGTTGCTGGTTCATGTGCACCGGATATGAACTGATTTCCCGTTATTTCCCGAAATTATGCATCAATTACTTCTAATGCACACCTCCAATGTATTTGCATATTCATGAGATGAAATTCTGCCAAGATCAATCTTTCAGCATTTTCGTCCTTTGTATCCATGACTTGTCTTTCTTCAATGTCCCAGCTTCTTCAACAGACGGCTATACCGGTATTTATAAAAGAACAatgttttttgttattaatattgaatattttgaaattgttTTATCCAAATGTCTGAAAAATCTCCTTATTTCTGAATTGTCAGATATAGTTTCTGATAAATCATTTAGGCGAGTCTTCtgatttgaactgatttattatttttattatttttttaacatcagATCTAGACTTCACAAAGGTAGATAAAGGTAGCGGAGCCTTTGGTGTCTCCATGAACGAAATAGAATCACGCTCTCCAAACTCTTACTGatttcctgtttatttatttcacatcctCGTTTCGAGATTCTCATCAGCTGTTTAGTTATCATCACGTTTTAGGTTATCCCCATAGTTGACAATAGATCTAAGGTTAAAATTCTATATTTGTCATCTTAACTGCTTCCGTTTCctaaaatttatttcttgtttcgtTCCTTCAACCAGCGCCAATTTTGAATGACAGTGAAGTTCAACCTTCACAGACTGCCCATTAAATTTGGACAAAGCCGCTGCCTTTCAGCCCCATAGCAATTCTGTATGCGGTGCTCCATCCACAtcatgggcgcccgcacataggggcaagaggggCCACTTGCCCCTCCCATGAAATCCtgaaaaaatatactatacatatattacattgaTGACATTTAACTACATAACtttattttccttccattttacaatatattctttcagttgaAGCAAATTAAAGCtatcattatgtattgtataatatttgtgtaGAGTATAGCTACAACTGCGTTGCTCTTTcctgaaatatttgaattcagctgaacagtaaTTGGAACGcttgaaaaaaaagtcaatgaaacgttctaatttttttttttatcgaatctTGCTTCACTGAAATGATTGGCATCGcagtggatataatatatatatatcatacatacatacatacatatatatatatatacatacatacatacatacatacatacataacatcattatatatattatacatatttatatatacatacacacacacacacacaatatatatctatatattatatatatatataatattacacacacacacacatatatatatatagatatcatatattatataatatataatatatatatatatatatatatatatatatatatatatataatttgtcccccctcttggaaaatatagTGGTGCGGCCATGATCCACACCGCCTGCCCGCACTCGATATCTACGTCAGGGCGAGACTGCTCCCCGTGATTCATCATGTGCACTCACAGTCTCTAACCTGTGGAATTCACTTCCTGGGTGAACGTCAGTGATTACAGATCGACCAGGACGCCCTATTCAAAAAGAAATGAGACAAGTTAATGGATCTGTCTTCGATGTGATGCCAAGTGTCATTTCTCCAAGATACCATTTCAAATCGGTCTTCAACTTTTAATGCAATTCCGAGATCAATTATGACGTCTTTGGCTACCAACTTGAATAACGATCTTATCAACGCAGGTAAGAGGATGGAAGGCGACGGGTTCAGGCCCCATCCAACAACTGTCCTGCCTATGTTCTTTTCCCTTTAAAACTATATTCATAGCTCAGGTATGATCTGCTACATACTTCATGCTCAATTCACAGTAACCTATTAAGACAGCGTTAACGACGTTTGTCTTATAGTGCATTAGTTAATATTCTTACTTCAGCCTTCGGCCATTTAACTATTTTGTCTTTACtctcacttgaaaaaaaattaaattttgagttCACCTTTGTTTTAACTAAAAAATCATTCATCTTTGTTTTAACTAAAAGATGATTCAAGTTCTGCTTTTGAACTAAAATGCAGCAATTCACCTTTCTCTTGTGCTTCTTAAAAGATATTTATACTTCAACAGTTACAGGcaaatcattataaatatattcaatacATACTGTGCTTACTCTTTACGACTCATTAGTTTTGAAGTAtcattcattatttataattatttaaactGATAATTACACTTTCAAGTATGTCATTCAGACTGACAATTAAAATTCAGACCATATTATCGACATAATCATACTTTCAAGTATTATGAGAATAATCATTTCATACGTTCAGTATGTTACTGTCATACAGAAATCTTATAAAACCTTTTTGTTCTGTACATATCTTATCTCCCACCAATTCTAAACATTCAGAAACTCATTCGGATTCTTCGTTTAACTAGTAAGTTCTGACTCATTATCTGACGATATTATACCTGCAATATATTCTAAATTTCTTTAATTCATAATGCTTTTTTATGCacattaaatgtttattttttctgcctttaATACAGAAATCCCTTGAAATTATTACCATTAAATAATTTTCCCAAgagaagattttgattttacccAGAATACGGAATGGAAAAGaccattttgcttttattaaaacCCAGTAATCAGTATCATCAAAATCATTTTATCAGTCtttgtaacagtttttttttttttcactcttaaaACCAAAGAGAAATATGGAATGCTAAAAAAACCAAAACTGCTCTAAttcaatgttttttattattgtcattatcactGTTTTTGGTCTCATTCACATTAAAACGACAACCTTTGGTACATGAAATGGAGGAAACGACAAATGAGTGCTCGGACATTTGTTGACAACACCTCATCTATGAACAATTACAAAATAAAGTAgtacacaaatacaaataaaagagtCATCTCCATCCAGCGACAGTAAACATCACGTTtatgtaacaataaataataaataaaattcttacaaCGCACAGTCACCATACCAATACCAAGTCATGATTCTCAATTCTTGAGTATTGTTCCTTCCATACTAGAGGACAAATATTCTTGCATTGTTGCACTGCATCAGCGCCTTTGCAGGCACGTCAAAACAAAGAAACTATGGACAGTCTCACAATTACTGATCTAGCTAAAAAGGGaaatcttaaaagattaaaaattgtttttaatatacTTCACTAAATATAGTCTCCTCATTCACGACTAAAAAGTCTTTAATGCTCAAATTTAAGAACTTCTATGCAAGAGCTCACAAGGCCTATCCTCCTTTGTCAATCCTAATGATTCAATCACTCATACTTTTGTCGTTTTCTCTCGCACTATAAATTGTCCTTTAGGAACTTCAATTCTTTCTTTGTATCAAAATATGGCACAGTTTATCTCTTCCCCAATGTGGGGTATCAATCACAGCTATGTTATTCAGCTATAATTAGCCGAATTCAGTTTTTCGCTCAGAACCgtatgtttttctttctctttgtcaTTCTGGGCTCTGTTATTGGCCGTCGGGGATTTTTTCAACCGGTGCTTGTGCCTCATCAACAGCCCCAATTTGATGAGCCCTGCCAGGATCAGTACCACACCCAAAACGACTAGGACGCCCGTCGCCACTTTGACGAGCGTGAAGGGAAGGTTGAGAGTGCGATGCAATGCATAGGCGCGCTCCAGGGGCACCACGGCGCTCTCGTTCACCCAGAGGACTGGAAGGATGACCTCTGGGACATTGCCGAACGAGGGGATTTCACTGTACGGACGAAGAACCATGTTCAGCTGGATCCTCTTGGCAGCCCGGAAGGTGACACCTGTGTTCGGCTCGATGTCCAGGTAAGTCTCGTGTTCCTCCTGTCTCGGGTTCAGTCCCTCCACGTAAGTCAGGTCTTGGGATGACCCTTGGTAAAAATGAGGTGTCGACATGACCACTGGAGCGCCCTCTCTGCAAGGGGACACGTCGATCATGGATGCCCGGCAGGTGAAATCGTCGACGCAGTAACACTCATTGTCAGGTGAGTCCGCCAGGAGGTAGTCTGGAAGGACGTATCGGTAGAGGGTCATGGGGCCGTGGATCACCTCCTTCTGGAATACGGCGAAAATAGACCGACACAACTCGGCGGTGTAAAGCTCGAGACGCTTGTGTTTGGAGATCGGCCTCGCAAACTGATTCCCCGACGTCCCGTTGATCATGTTGCAGGTGTCGCCTCCCCACATGTCCCTCTTCCAGAAATCGACTGCCGGCTTCCCTTTCCAGCTGACGATGTCCTGGTAATCCTCCATGCCCTGGACGCCGCTCTTGATGGTGTAGTACCCTCCGTGGGTGTTGTTCTTCGGGTAGAAGAAACCGAACTTTCCCCTCAGGTGTTCTGGTTTCTTGGTCAGCTTACCCAGCTGTGCCAAGAAAGGCTCGTCATACCCATGGAAGAGGAGCTCCCCGACGGGCTTCGTGATGAAAGGCTCGATCTGGAACCTCTTGAAGAGGATCTCGACGATGGCCTTGACGGCGTCAGGTAAGGTCGCGAACTTCACtccgacggacatcatgacggcGTTGATCGTCGTGATCCTGTCGTTCTCCGTGAGCCCCCCCGACAATTCGGGTCTGAAGACGAAAGACTTGTTCTGGAGGTAGGTCACTGTCCCGGCCTCGTCGTCGAAGGAGAGGTCATACTTGAGCTGCCTCTCGGCGTATGTGTAAGGACCCACCTGTTGCAGAGCCGGCTTGGCGCCGTTGTCCACCACGTCGTCTTTGTTGGTGACGTTGAAGAAGTAGAACTGCATGAATATCGGCACCGGCGGCGACTTGAAGGATTCGAACGTTTTGGAACCGGGCTGCAGAACCAGTTTACTGGACAAAATCTTGTCGAACATTTTGTCAAACTGCATCTGGAAAATGATACTCCCCACGATCAGGAGTATCCCCACCACCACAAGTATCCCCACTTTCACTTGAATCTGCATTTTGGAAATGGGTCACGGAACTTCTACTACAACAACTGATGAATTAGATAACCATGACATAAACATCTCACCACAAACTCGTAGTACTACTCATTTGATCACATGTTTTGCCGGAACATCAACGATTGATTTCATGTTCCAAGTCAGGATTAAGTAAACAAGTTACGAGATTTATATTCCTCTCGTGATTATCTTAATTAAGTAATACTGGCAAGCACCCCTTCAGTTTTTCCAGTTTTCTAAATAACACCTCCGTTTTCACACGAATAAAGAAAACTGAACCTCTTACAGCTCAACCACAACAATCAACGGAATCCCTCCAAATCACCAGCGATTTGGCCTAAATACTTCGCCTTCTCTCCCTAACCGGCCAATCTTCAGCCAACACTTTACTGTGCCATGTAAATATCACCACATGGCAACAATAAAACACACTTTTCGGCCACTATCATACCAGTCAAATAAAGCACTGATTTATCTTTGTTTGTGTCGCCACGTCGTCTTGAATCATCACAAAACTCGCTTTTTCACATTAAATCCTTTTCATTGAGTGTGAGTTCCTCTGAGAAGGGCAAAAGGCTATGAGCAAGAACTGTCATCTCCTTTGCAACTACGGCTCATAATCTACTACTACTAATGCTAGTACCGGTACAGCCGCCGTTGCTGTCGCCTCTGCCTCACGCAGACAGCGCGCATATGTTGCCAGTGCCAGATCTCGCTGGGTAATGTGGTTGGTTGGGAATACGTCTAGTCGTCTACGGTATACacgcgtggtgtgtgtgtgtgttggctggGCCGGCTgggctggggggtgggggagggttgggcgaacggagagagagagagagagagagagagagagaccgctctGAGAGAAACTAAGCAAATGTTGTGTGATGTGTTCGTTCAGGCCAGTCACCCACTCGGCGAACAAACGCACTCATTCACATACTGTGAGAAAATAAGAAGGGCTGAaggatgcagcagcagcagcagcagcatcggaCACTATCACAGTCAGAGACTGActgagtgtcagtgatgataagttcTAAGGAGCGTCTTTCCTCATCCACTTCTTGCCCTTTGCCCCTCTCACGTGGCttgccctcttcctcctcctcctcctccttccctcttgCAGGACGCTTCCTCCAAAGTCTTTTGAGCAGAGATTACGATGAATGGGGTAGGGACGGGTTGCGTGTGAatgccagatggaaaaaaaaaaattgtcatctcCCACAATACCCAGAGGGCATTGGGTTCAGAGTTCGCCCTGGGGTTTCCAATTTCCCTTATGGTGGCCCGAGCTCAGGTCCCAGGTAATTCACTGAGTCATTACCCTTGCACGGGATATTtttacgttt
This portion of the Macrobrachium nipponense isolate FS-2020 chromosome 10, ASM1510439v2, whole genome shotgun sequence genome encodes:
- the LOC135223759 gene encoding lysosome membrane protein 2-like; amino-acid sequence: MQIQVKVGILVVVGILLIVGSIIFQMQFDKMFDKILSSKLVLQPGSKTFESFKSPPVPIFMQFYFFNVTNKDDVVDNGAKPALQQVGPYTYAERQLKYDLSFDDEAGTVTYLQNKSFVFRPELSGGLTENDRITTINAVMMSVGVKFATLPDAVKAIVEILFKRFQIEPFITKPVGELLFHGYDEPFLAQLGKLTKKPEHLRGKFGFFYPKNNTHGGYYTIKSGVQGMEDYQDIVSWKGKPAVDFWKRDMWGGDTCNMINGTSGNQFARPISKHKRLELYTAELCRSIFAVFQKEVIHGPMTLYRYVLPDYLLADSPDNECYCVDDFTCRASMIDVSPCREGAPVVMSTPHFYQGSSQDLTYVEGLNPRQEEHETYLDIEPNTGVTFRAAKRIQLNMVLRPYSEIPSFGNVPEVILPVLWVNESAVVPLERAYALHRTLNLPFTLVKVATGVLVVLGVVLILAGLIKLGLLMRHKHRLKKSPTANNRAQNDKEKEKHTVLSEKLNSANYS